A window of the Cygnus atratus isolate AKBS03 ecotype Queensland, Australia chromosome 4, CAtr_DNAZoo_HiC_assembly, whole genome shotgun sequence genome harbors these coding sequences:
- the MYOZ2 gene encoding myozenin-2: MLSHSAMVKERKQQASAIMDEIHRNVSPSLNLGKKVSTPRDIMVEELSTLSNRGARLFKRRQRRSDKYTYENYHYVANKPRNRGEPMQGIKMDGLSVEGIPQHAPMTPPNTPDPRSPPHPDNIAPGYSGPLKEIPPEKFNTTSVPKYYQSPWIEAIRDDPELLEALYPKLFKPEAKPELPDYRSFNRVATPFGGFERASKLVKFKVPDFNMLMLNDPRFMILANPLATRRSFNRTPKGWTSENIPVVFIQPTDSNTVPETEDL, translated from the exons ATGTTATCACATTCTGCCATGGTCAAAGAGAGGAAACAACAAGCATCAGCCATTATGgatgaaatacacagaaatg TCTCACCCAGCTTAAACCTTGGAAAAAAGGTCAGCACCCCAAGAGATATCATGGTAGAGGAACTATCGACACTCAGCAACAGAGGCGCAAGACTCTTCAAGAGACGTCAGCGGAGGTCTGACAAATACACGTATGAAAATTATCATTATGTAGCAAACAAGCCAAGAAAC CGTGGAGAGCCCATGCAGGGTATTAAAATGGATGGCCTCAGTGTTGAAGGAATTCCCCAGCATGCCCCAATGACACCTCCTAACACACCTGATCCCCGGAGCCCACCGCATCCTGACAACATTGCCCCAG GATATTCTGGACCACTAAAAGAAATTCCTCCTGAAAAGTTCAACACTACTTCTGTGCCAAAGTATTATCAGTCTCCTTGGATAGAAGCCATTAGGGATGatccagagctgctggaggcttTATATCCTAAACTTTTTAAACCTGAAGCAAAGCCAGAACTGCCCGACTACAGGAGCTTTAACAG AGTTGCCACTCCCTTTGGTGGTTTTGAGAGAGCATCAAAGCTGGTTAAATTCAAGGTACCAGATTTTAATATGCTGATGCTAAATGATCCGAGATTCATGATCCTTGCAAACCCTCTTGCTACTAGAAGATCCTTCAATAGGACTCCTAAAGGATGGACGTCTGAGAATATTCCTGTAGTATTCATTCAGCCTACAGATTCCAACACTGTTCCAGAAACAGAGGACCTGTGA